In Helianthus annuus cultivar XRQ/B chromosome 8, HanXRQr2.0-SUNRISE, whole genome shotgun sequence, a single genomic region encodes these proteins:
- the LOC110870033 gene encoding uncharacterized protein LOC110870033, which yields MNGRDRGRGDINLTKDQLMTLINARVAEALAAQPGGQPAQPRAFTFRTFMDCKPRFFNSTEGAVGLLHWIEKVEYFFEMCDCPVNNRVKYATGTLEGNALPWWNAQVQMLRLTATPWNEFKDLLKEEYFHRENIQKIEVEYYNLKMVGSEIEAYTKRSNDLVALCPNMSEPSYKRIELYLKGLAPEI from the exons ATGAATGGGCGCGACAGAGGACGTGGCGACATTAACTTGACTAAAGACCAGCTCATGACCCTGATTAACGCAAGGGTGGCCGAGGCTCTGGCAGCCCAGCCAGGAG GTCAACCTGCTCAACCCCGAGCTTTTACCTTTAGGACATTCATGGATTGTAAACCTCGCTTCTTCAACAGCACTGAAGGAGCGGTGGGTCTTCTACattggatcgagaaggtcgaataTTTTTTTGAGATGTGTGATTGCCCTGTCAACAATCGAGTCAAGTATGCAACCGGTACTTTAGAAGGAAACGCGCTTCCCTGGTGGAACGCACAGGTTCAGATGCTTAGGTTGACAGCTACCCCATGGAATGAATTCAAGGATCTATTGAAGGAGGAATATTTCCATAGAGAAAACATTCAGAAAATTGAGGTGGAGTATTACAACCTTAAGATGGTCGGGTctgaaatcgaagcttacactaaGAGGTCCAACGATTTGGTTGCTCTTTGTCCTAATATGTCCGAGCCTTCTTACAAGAGAATCGAGCTTTATCTTAAAGGTTTAGCCCCCGAAATTTAA